One Candidatus Zixiibacteriota bacterium DNA window includes the following coding sequences:
- the flgG gene encoding flagellar basal-body rod protein FlgG yields MIKAMRTAASGMVSQQMNVDNIANNLANMNTTGFKKSRIEFQDVLYQKYRRAGMASAVGSRVPAELAIGYGTKPVATVRQYSVGDLMQTGNPLDLAITGSGFFQLQHPDGGTVYTRDGGFKLSADGRLVNSDGYILLPEISIPEDATSIAIGKDGSIQVMQVGSDTPTEVGQLELARFINPAGLSAIGRNMLELTSASGDPITDIAAQNGMGEIDQGYLEMSNVKVVDEMVNMIVAQRAYEMNSKAIQTADDMASIANSLKR; encoded by the coding sequence ATGATAAAAGCGATGCGCACCGCAGCCTCCGGCATGGTCTCGCAGCAGATGAATGTCGACAACATCGCCAACAACCTGGCCAACATGAATACAACCGGTTTCAAGAAAAGCCGCATTGAATTTCAGGACGTTCTTTACCAAAAGTATCGCCGCGCCGGAATGGCTTCGGCAGTTGGCAGCAGGGTACCGGCCGAATTGGCCATCGGCTACGGCACCAAACCGGTTGCGACCGTGCGTCAGTACAGCGTAGGTGATTTGATGCAGACCGGCAACCCGCTGGATTTGGCCATTACCGGCTCCGGCTTCTTTCAGTTGCAGCATCCCGACGGCGGTACCGTCTACACCCGTGACGGCGGTTTCAAACTATCCGCCGATGGCCGCTTGGTCAATAGCGATGGATACATACTGCTTCCCGAAATAAGCATTCCCGAAGATGCTACCTCGATAGCCATCGGCAAAGACGGCTCTATCCAGGTGATGCAGGTTGGATCGGACACACCTACTGAAGTCGGTCAGTTGGAGCTGGCTCGTTTCATTAATCCGGCCGGTCTCTCAGCCATAGGTCGCAACATGCTTGAGCTGACTTCGGCTTCGGGCGATCCGATTACCGATATAGCCGCGCAGAACGGCATGGGGGAGATCGACCAGGGATACCTCGAGATGTCCAACGTCAAAGTGGTCGATGAGATGGTCAACATGATTGTCGCCCAGCGTGCTTACGAAATGAACTCGAAGGCTATCCAGACGGCCGATGATATGGCCTCGATCGCCAATAGCCTCAAGAGATAG
- the flgA gene encoding flagellar basal body P-ring formation chaperone FlgA, with product MKKSLTTLFACLILMFIVSSVSALDADETIRTKFAAMYGLDTATYTIDILSNNLKSADVSAEQLTLRPLSQKEPLGLFSMMADVKNEGELLESAQIRLKIRKFADVLVLLDNVRRSKSIAPEQLLLKRMEVTNLRQRPLVELSELEGVRAGRNLKRGAILTADDLELIPDVENGRDVSIVYTEGMCRISADGRALQAGLAGDYIKVKNKSSGKIILARVVDATAVAVDP from the coding sequence ATGAAAAAGTCACTAACCACATTGTTTGCCTGCCTGATTCTGATGTTCATAGTGTCGTCAGTGTCGGCTTTGGACGCGGATGAAACTATCCGGACAAAGTTTGCGGCCATGTACGGACTGGATACAGCCACGTACACGATAGATATCCTGTCCAACAATCTAAAGAGCGCCGATGTAAGCGCTGAGCAACTGACGCTCAGGCCGCTGTCGCAGAAGGAGCCGCTGGGGCTTTTTTCGATGATGGCCGATGTGAAAAACGAGGGCGAATTGTTGGAGAGTGCGCAGATTAGGCTGAAGATCAGAAAGTTCGCTGATGTCTTGGTGTTGCTGGACAATGTGCGTCGCTCCAAGAGTATCGCACCCGAGCAACTGCTTCTGAAGCGCATGGAAGTCACCAATCTCAGGCAGCGTCCACTGGTTGAACTGTCCGAACTTGAGGGGGTACGCGCCGGTCGCAATCTGAAGCGCGGCGCTATTCTGACAGCCGATGATCTGGAGCTTATTCCGGATGTGGAAAACGGTCGCGACGTGTCTATCGTTTATACCGAAGGGATGTGTCGAATCTCAGCCGATGGACGCGCGCTGCAGGCCGGCCTGGCCGGTGACTATATCAAGGTCAAAAACAAATCGTCGGGCAAAATCATTTTGGCCCGGGTGGTCGATGCGACCGCTGTTGCCGTCGATCCGTAA
- a CDS encoding flagellar basal body L-ring protein FlgH, translating to MNYRKVLLILAVLLLLPFALKLRAEDFGRNQSLFTDIKAHAVGDILTVHIFEQSRASSQVETKNEKSANYSTQGGPGIGPLDFVPLFGVNADAKTTHDGKGENLRNGSLRAKMSVTVIGLKPNGDLIIEGSRTVGISGDREVLTLTGVVRSKDVTAENTVPSHLIADAEIHYTGKGPSSTAARPGFVTRFINWLF from the coding sequence ATGAACTATCGGAAGGTTCTGTTGATACTCGCGGTTTTGTTGCTTCTCCCGTTTGCGCTCAAGCTGCGCGCAGAGGACTTTGGGAGAAACCAATCTTTGTTCACCGACATTAAGGCTCATGCTGTCGGTGACATACTGACAGTACACATTTTCGAACAAAGCCGCGCTTCATCGCAGGTTGAAACCAAGAACGAAAAGAGCGCCAACTACTCGACCCAGGGCGGTCCCGGAATCGGTCCTCTTGATTTTGTGCCTTTGTTTGGAGTCAATGCCGACGCCAAAACCACGCACGACGGAAAAGGGGAGAACCTGCGCAACGGAAGTTTGCGGGCCAAGATGTCGGTGACGGTTATTGGCCTGAAGCCGAACGGCGATCTCATTATTGAAGGCTCCCGCACCGTCGGCATCTCCGGCGATCGTGAGGTGCTTACTCTTACCGGCGTGGTGCGTTCCAAAGACGTCACGGCCGAGAATACTGTGCCATCGCATCTGATTGCCGATGCAGAGATACATTACACCGGAAAGGGACCGTCCAGCACGGCCGCCCGGCCCGGTTTCGTCACCCGTTTTATCAACTGGCTTTTCTAG
- a CDS encoding flagellar basal body P-ring protein FlgI, whose protein sequence is MLTALYARLATPTGLVMVLVIIMSFWQPAEGAKVRIKDISAFQNTQEVDLIGYGLIIGLDGTGDGSGTQFTIRSLTNMMERMGLTVDARKVKVKNVAAVMISGRISGHQTEGTYFDVTVSSVGDASSLQGGTLLMTPLTSSDGTVYAVAQGPVSIGGFNVQVDDGNKIVNNYTLVGRIPNGGKITKPVEAEPQLKREFFLSLHNPDFTTSSRIAERINIKYGLTSVAVDAGTVKVMIPDSLSYPSLRATFVSDIGLLQVVPDNTARVVINEKTGTIVAGRHVTIEPVAIAHGTITVNIESSPVISQPEPFSSGETIVTQSPRLGVDDQKARVVHLKGAVYLSQVAKALNKIGATPRDIISIFQALKQAGALRADLVIL, encoded by the coding sequence ATGTTGACTGCATTATATGCGCGACTGGCGACGCCCACAGGATTGGTGATGGTGCTGGTGATTATTATGAGTTTTTGGCAACCGGCCGAAGGGGCCAAAGTGCGTATCAAGGATATCTCGGCCTTTCAGAATACGCAGGAGGTCGATCTGATCGGCTACGGTCTGATTATCGGTCTGGACGGCACCGGCGATGGTAGCGGCACACAGTTTACTATTCGCTCGCTGACCAATATGATGGAGCGGATGGGGCTCACTGTCGACGCCCGCAAGGTGAAAGTGAAAAACGTGGCGGCAGTGATGATCTCCGGGCGGATATCGGGCCACCAGACCGAAGGGACATATTTTGATGTCACCGTATCATCGGTCGGCGACGCCTCTTCGCTACAGGGTGGAACTCTCCTGATGACTCCACTGACCTCGTCCGACGGTACCGTGTACGCAGTTGCCCAGGGTCCGGTCTCTATCGGTGGTTTTAATGTCCAGGTGGATGACGGCAACAAGATCGTGAATAACTACACCCTGGTGGGACGGATTCCCAATGGGGGGAAGATAACCAAACCGGTGGAGGCAGAACCACAACTTAAACGTGAGTTCTTCCTGTCATTGCACAATCCGGATTTCACCACCTCAAGCAGGATTGCCGAACGCATCAACATCAAGTACGGGCTGACGTCGGTAGCCGTCGACGCCGGCACGGTTAAGGTGATGATTCCGGACTCGCTGTCTTATCCTTCACTTCGTGCAACCTTCGTTTCGGACATCGGACTCCTGCAAGTGGTGCCCGACAACACGGCCCGTGTTGTGATCAACGAAAAGACCGGCACGATAGTAGCCGGGCGACATGTGACCATCGAACCGGTAGCCATCGCGCACGGCACGATCACCGTCAATATCGAATCTTCGCCGGTGATCTCACAACCGGAGCCGTTCTCCTCAGGTGAGACGATTGTGACACAGTCACCGCGGCTGGGCGTCGATGACCAAAAAGCGCGCGTTGTTCATCTGAAGGGGGCGGTTTACCTGTCACAGGTGGCCAAGGCGCTGAACAAGATCGGCGCTACGCCGCGCGATATCATATCGATTTTCCAGGCCCTCAAACAAGCGGGAGCACTACGTGCCGACTTAGTGATTCTCTGA
- a CDS encoding transglycosylase SLT domain-containing protein, with product MSAISPKVALTDFPSTGIERLKGVQAKGVEAEKARLRKATKEFESFFNYYMLKTMRKTIPKGESGQGLLSSDNSKDIFSDIFDNELARMMSGGRNGSIADMLYASMEKLIDAGYTQAEKKLPIKDLGAVRPSMDLGQPTFRKISGDPSPAKLKHEKSEPISLNRRPTEGARSTDEIMRKYGRHIEQAARVHALDPALLASVIRAESNGDANAVSPAGAKGLMQLIDSTAADQGVKRVFDPGENISGGARYLRQLLDRFGDTKLALAAYNAGPGNVIKYRGVPPFEETRSYVTKVLDSLQTMRDRAPSHDTKAPNQTVDKIDTQKP from the coding sequence ATGAGTGCGATTAGTCCCAAAGTTGCCCTGACCGACTTTCCGTCGACCGGTATCGAGCGGCTCAAGGGCGTACAAGCCAAAGGGGTCGAGGCCGAGAAGGCTCGACTGCGCAAAGCGACCAAGGAATTTGAGTCGTTTTTCAACTACTACATGTTGAAAACGATGCGTAAGACTATCCCCAAGGGTGAGTCCGGTCAGGGGCTTCTGTCCAGTGACAATAGCAAAGACATTTTTTCAGATATTTTCGATAATGAACTGGCCCGTATGATGTCGGGCGGACGCAATGGTTCCATCGCCGACATGTTGTACGCGTCGATGGAAAAACTAATCGATGCGGGTTACACTCAGGCGGAGAAAAAGCTGCCGATCAAAGATCTTGGCGCGGTAAGGCCGTCGATGGATCTCGGTCAACCGACGTTTCGGAAGATATCCGGCGACCCTTCACCGGCCAAACTGAAACACGAAAAATCAGAACCGATATCACTGAATCGTAGGCCGACCGAGGGCGCTCGTTCTACAGATGAGATAATGCGGAAATACGGTCGTCACATTGAACAGGCGGCTCGGGTTCACGCGCTGGACCCGGCTCTACTGGCCTCGGTCATTCGAGCCGAGTCCAATGGAGATGCCAACGCCGTTTCCCCGGCGGGAGCCAAAGGACTTATGCAGTTGATAGACTCAACCGCCGCCGACCAGGGTGTCAAGCGTGTCTTTGACCCGGGCGAGAATATATCGGGCGGAGCGCGATACCTGAGGCAATTGTTGGATCGCTTTGGCGACACAAAACTCGCCTTAGCCGCTTACAATGCGGGTCCCGGCAACGTAATTAAATACAGAGGGGTACCGCCATTTGAAGAAACGCGGTCGTATGTAACCAAAGTTCTGGACAGTCTCCAGACAATGCGTGACCGCGCACCTTCACACGATACTAAAGCGCCAAATCAAACTGTCGATAAGATAGATACACAGAAACCGTGA
- a CDS encoding flagellar protein FlgN: protein MINRLIDIIGREASLFESFLTLFEKQQDMLVTNDADGLHEVTERLREKVIESRQLNKQREELVERIRLDNQIEGDLNVTRLLEIVDDEQATQLIRLRELITSLNDKIATTRNQNAVLLNQSREYINKMMGMLSKLSHPEPAYSSTGSGDQQAYNVALDRRA from the coding sequence ATGATAAATCGGTTGATTGACATTATTGGCAGGGAAGCCTCCCTCTTCGAATCTTTTCTCACACTGTTTGAGAAGCAACAGGACATGCTGGTGACAAACGACGCCGACGGTCTGCACGAAGTCACCGAGCGGTTGCGCGAGAAAGTCATCGAAAGTCGCCAGCTGAACAAACAGCGCGAAGAGTTGGTCGAACGAATCAGACTCGATAACCAGATCGAGGGTGACTTGAATGTGACCCGACTGCTTGAGATAGTAGACGACGAGCAGGCCACGCAGTTGATTCGTTTGCGCGAATTGATCACGAGCCTCAACGATAAGATTGCCACCACGCGCAACCAGAATGCGGTGCTGCTGAATCAGTCGCGTGAGTATATCAACAAGATGATGGGCATGCTGTCAAAACTGAGCCATCCGGAACCGGCCTATAGTTCGACCGGCAGCGGCGACCAACAAGCATATAATGTGGCGCTGGACAGGAGAGCCTGA
- the flgK gene encoding flagellar hook-associated protein FlgK — protein sequence MPGLFQGLELGKRALLTHQLSLQTTGHNIANVNTPGYRRQRVGVKTTIPELQTYGSIGTGIKATDVRHIRDLFLGNQFRQNSKSLGQWSYNSKTLSQVEALFNEPGDNTLGNLITEFWNGWSELSVTAGNINFRENVLSDANKLVNGLHDMARQLTDLQDSVDRDMVNLTADVNRLSTEIARLNHEIERSELDGVVANDLRDSRDLLIDNLSVIVDVNTSQNEDGDMIVYIGAMALVDGDKALSIGTETVNENGSVKHNLVWEGTKISFKNLNGQIKGLLDSRDKIIPDYLSRLDDIAKTLVDEVNALHTTGYGLNNYTGYEFFDSRFTTAATIQINQEVATDPEKIAAATQMDSQSDNTMALAIFDLSDQLLMKDNSMTINDFYNSLVGTLGVETHEAGSFTDNYEILGQQIHNARQSVEGVSLDEEMANMIKFQHAYDAAARVITTVDQALDTVINRMGIVGR from the coding sequence ATGCCGGGACTATTTCAAGGACTTGAGCTGGGCAAACGGGCGCTGTTGACCCACCAGTTGTCGCTTCAGACAACCGGCCACAATATAGCCAATGTCAACACCCCGGGCTATCGCCGCCAACGTGTTGGTGTGAAGACGACAATCCCGGAATTGCAAACATACGGTTCCATCGGCACCGGAATCAAAGCAACCGATGTCAGACATATTCGTGACCTCTTTCTCGGTAACCAGTTTCGGCAGAATAGTAAGTCGCTGGGCCAGTGGTCTTATAATTCCAAGACATTGTCGCAAGTGGAAGCGCTTTTCAACGAGCCGGGTGACAATACTCTGGGGAACCTGATCACAGAGTTTTGGAATGGATGGTCGGAACTGTCGGTCACGGCGGGCAATATCAACTTCAGAGAAAACGTGCTTTCCGATGCCAACAAGCTGGTCAACGGCCTGCATGACATGGCCCGGCAATTGACCGATCTTCAGGACTCGGTTGACCGCGACATGGTAAACCTCACGGCCGATGTGAATCGACTGTCGACGGAGATCGCCCGGCTCAATCATGAAATCGAAAGATCGGAACTCGATGGTGTGGTGGCCAACGATTTGCGTGACAGCCGCGATCTGCTGATAGACAACCTTTCGGTGATTGTCGACGTGAATACTTCCCAGAATGAAGATGGTGATATGATTGTGTATATCGGTGCGATGGCTTTGGTCGATGGCGACAAGGCGCTGTCTATCGGTACCGAAACGGTTAATGAAAACGGGTCAGTCAAGCACAACCTGGTTTGGGAGGGAACCAAGATATCTTTCAAGAATCTCAACGGCCAGATCAAGGGTCTTTTGGATTCTCGGGACAAAATAATCCCGGACTATCTTTCCCGGCTCGACGACATCGCCAAAACATTAGTCGACGAGGTGAACGCCTTGCACACTACCGGTTACGGTTTGAACAATTACACCGGTTATGAGTTTTTTGACAGCCGTTTCACGACGGCCGCTACTATTCAGATCAATCAGGAGGTGGCTACCGATCCCGAGAAGATCGCGGCAGCCACGCAGATGGATTCGCAGAGCGACAACACCATGGCTTTAGCCATCTTCGATCTGAGCGATCAACTCCTTATGAAAGATAATTCGATGACCATAAACGACTTCTACAACAGCCTGGTAGGGACACTGGGTGTTGAGACTCATGAAGCGGGGTCGTTTACGGACAACTATGAAATCCTCGGACAACAGATCCACAACGCTCGCCAGTCGGTGGAGGGTGTGTCGTTGGACGAGGAGATGGCCAACATGATAAAGTTTCAACACGCGTATGACGCAGCCGCCCGTGTGATCACCACCGTCGACCAGGCGCTGGATACGGTCATTAATCGCATGGGAATCGTCGGACGCTAA
- the flgL gene encoding flagellar hook-associated protein FlgL → MRVSNNMLADRVVFNMQRSLRRFFELQTQMSTGRRINKPSDDPLGTLRDLDYRKELARIEQYRSNVDTGLNWQANYDSALADLGTKMSDAYVLADAMGNDTMDAGEREAAAIQIDDIIESFLQIANSDLGNESIFAGFKTDRNAFDSYSDGIVYRGDYGQIEFDIESSSRLQVNLIGADVFLRDLSILGADADLNIGILGGSLLTSMNNGNGVDLTTGGTPGTIVLSDRNLGIDSTIDISAAVTIDDVINTINAQLTADGINDVTATLGPNNNEIMFDTTASGEISAVTSLGVINDGHGMDMQPGKLVVSDGGGISVEVDLSSAATIGDVITQFNAAMAAAAPPEMANVSIGLNATNTGLEITDANGVPLGLTISEFDTTDSTAADLGIAGAIDPVLTGRDLNPSVSFEITETTGTTAADLGILGTFFNDFSGADLDPILLATTNLSQLNNNNSFAGNEIVIHHGEATRTIDLSDPALVTVQDLLDAVNNSGLDIIASINADARGIQIANNDPTRSLVIEDSDGGRLTKDMGIYGSSDMVGSLIALSNALHSNDADGIRSLIGNMTDSISQLLNSRAKAGARAMRLESTASRLQDSEIGYTQLLANVEDADMSKLITDLATFENNYQASLMAVAKIIQPSLLNFLQ, encoded by the coding sequence GTGCGTGTATCTAACAATATGCTGGCCGACCGAGTGGTATTCAATATGCAACGTTCACTCAGGCGGTTTTTTGAGTTGCAGACTCAGATGTCGACGGGGCGACGGATCAACAAACCGTCGGACGACCCGCTGGGCACGTTGAGGGACCTGGACTATCGTAAAGAACTGGCCAGGATCGAACAGTATCGCTCCAATGTCGATACCGGTCTCAACTGGCAGGCCAATTACGACAGCGCTCTGGCCGACCTGGGTACCAAGATGTCGGATGCCTATGTACTTGCCGATGCTATGGGCAACGACACCATGGATGCCGGGGAACGTGAAGCCGCTGCTATCCAGATCGATGATATCATAGAGAGCTTTCTCCAAATCGCCAACAGTGATCTCGGCAACGAGAGTATTTTCGCCGGATTCAAGACCGACAGGAATGCTTTCGATTCTTACTCCGACGGGATTGTCTACCGTGGTGACTACGGGCAAATCGAATTTGATATCGAATCGTCCTCCCGCTTGCAGGTCAACCTGATCGGGGCCGACGTATTCCTCAGAGATTTGAGTATCCTGGGCGCCGATGCCGACTTGAACATAGGGATTCTGGGCGGCAGCCTGCTCACCTCGATGAACAACGGCAACGGTGTCGACCTGACGACCGGCGGCACACCCGGTACGATAGTCCTGAGCGACCGCAACCTGGGCATTGATTCCACCATCGATATCTCGGCGGCTGTAACCATCGACGATGTCATCAACACGATCAACGCCCAACTGACAGCCGACGGTATCAATGACGTCACGGCGACGCTCGGGCCCAACAACAACGAGATTATGTTCGATACTACCGCCTCCGGAGAAATCAGCGCTGTCACATCGTTGGGCGTGATAAACGACGGGCACGGAATGGATATGCAGCCCGGCAAGCTGGTTGTTTCAGACGGCGGCGGCATAAGTGTCGAAGTGGATTTGTCGTCAGCGGCCACGATCGGTGACGTGATTACTCAATTCAACGCCGCCATGGCTGCTGCAGCGCCGCCTGAGATGGCCAACGTTTCTATCGGATTGAATGCCACCAACACCGGACTTGAAATCACGGACGCCAATGGGGTCCCGTTGGGTTTGACTATCTCGGAGTTTGATACGACAGACAGTACCGCCGCCGATCTTGGTATCGCCGGTGCGATTGATCCTGTTCTCACCGGTAGAGACTTGAACCCCTCGGTCAGTTTTGAAATCACCGAGACGACCGGCACAACCGCCGCCGACCTGGGAATATTGGGAACCTTCTTCAACGATTTTTCAGGGGCTGATCTTGACCCGATCTTGCTGGCCACGACCAATCTGAGCCAACTCAACAACAACAACAGTTTTGCGGGAAATGAAATCGTGATTCATCACGGCGAGGCCACCCGTACTATCGATCTGTCCGATCCGGCTCTGGTTACGGTTCAAGACCTTCTCGATGCCGTCAACAATTCCGGGCTGGATATTATAGCCTCGATTAATGCTGACGCGAGGGGGATTCAGATCGCCAACAACGACCCTACTCGGTCGCTGGTTATCGAGGATAGCGACGGCGGCCGGCTCACCAAGGATATGGGCATCTATGGTTCCAGCGACATGGTGGGGTCGCTTATTGCGCTGTCCAACGCTTTGCACAGCAATGACGCCGACGGGATCAGGTCTCTCATTGGCAATATGACCGACTCGATCAGCCAACTCCTGAACAGCAGAGCCAAGGCCGGCGCCCGGGCCATGAGGCTTGAGTCTACGGCCTCGCGTCTTCAGGACTCGGAGATCGGCTACACCCAGCTTCTGGCCAATGTGGAAGATGCGGA